Genomic segment of Bdellovibrio bacteriovorus:
CTGGGGCCTTGGCTTTTTTAGTAGCTGCGCTTTGAACGAATCCACAGACGAATCGGAGAGAGTTCTTTTTCCGTGATCCCGACGAAATGAGCGTGAATCTTGAACAAGGGCTCAGTACCAGTCAATTCCTCACAAGAATCAATACGCAGAGGAATTTTGGGAATACCAATTTCTTCAAATAAAGGTGAGTTCATACGCAGAATTTTACCTACGGGCACCGCTGTTGAAGAAGAAATAGTCACTCCTAATTCAGACAAAGCGGTGATCTCTGTTTTCGTCTCCCATTCCGCCTTAAAGCGCACACTGGCAGAGGAAAATTGAACCGTGTCTTCAGGTTTCTTAACCAACAGATTGCGAATCTTCGCTAAAAGCAACTCGGGGTCGATCGGCTTCACAATATAGTCATTCACACCGGATTCTATCCCCTTTTCAATATCCGATTTTTCTCGTTTGCCCGTCAAAAGTATCACGGGTATTTTCGCCAAAAGAGGTTGCTTACGGATCGTGCGAGTGAGCGCATAGCCGTCACCGCTTCCAGGCATCACGGCATCGGTAATTACGAGGTCAAAGGCGCTTTGCGCCAACGAATGCAAAGCTTCTACGGCATTTGTGCAAGCAGTAACAAGGTGTCCATCTTTGCCGAGAAGCGCTTCCAGTGTTAACAAAACACTTCTTTGGTCATCTACAATTAATATTTTTGCCATCGCTTCTCCTTCCTGCCCTGATTAGGCGGCTTTCTTTTCTGCTAAATATGTTTTGAGTTCATTTAAAGACGTTGTGAACTGTTCTTCAATCTGTGTGATGAAGTCTGCGGCCGACGGCACTTCGGTCAATTGTTCCACCGTC
This window contains:
- a CDS encoding response regulator, with the protein product MAKILIVDDQRSVLLTLEALLGKDGHLVTACTNAVEALHSLAQSAFDLVITDAVMPGSGDGYALTRTIRKQPLLAKIPVILLTGKREKSDIEKGIESGVNDYIVKPIDPELLLAKIRNLLVKKPEDTVQFSSASVRFKAEWETKTEITALSELGVTISSSTAVPVGKILRMNSPLFEEIGIPKIPLRIDSCEELTGTEPLFKIHAHFVGITEKELSPIRLWIRSKRSY